A window from Zingiber officinale cultivar Zhangliang chromosome 7A, Zo_v1.1, whole genome shotgun sequence encodes these proteins:
- the LOC122003069 gene encoding BTB/POZ and TAZ domain-containing protein 1-like yields the protein MSSPTSGGGGDNIGSSADVRILTSGKRRIPAYSRVLAAASPVLKSFLEKAETRSDGGVITISILGVPHEAVDAFLRFLSSPTRFGMMEAEGEAAAAMAENAVHLLVLSHVYQVGWLKRACERALASHLAAEGVVDVLVLARRCDAAWLHLRCMKLIADDFAAVERTEAWRFLQEHDPCLELDILQSLQDAHLRQKRRRRKREEQRVYTELSEAMECLQHIFSEGCAAGKCPNSATCRGLQQLLHHLALCDRKKKPHFCRRCKRLWQLLRLHASICLQPEPCHVPLCSQFKQNMEQQRKGTEEEDEKWRLLAKKVASARVISCLVKRKRQEGFQEQEEPWLKHKALE from the exons ATGAGCTCTCCGacaagcggcggcggcggcgacaaCATCGGTTCATCGGCGGATGTCAGGATTCTCACCTCCGGCAAGCGCAGAATCCCGGCTTATTCCCGCGTCCTG GCGGCGGCGTCGCCGGTGCTGAAGAGCTTTCTGGAGAAGGCGGAGACGCGCAGCGACGGCGGAGTGATTACTATCTCCATTCTTGGCGTCCCCCACGAAGCGGTCGATGCCTTCCTCCGCTTCCTCTCCTCTCCGACTAG GTTTGGTATGATGGAGGCGGAgggggaggcggcggcggcgatggCGGAGAACGCGGTGCACTTGCTTGTGCTGTCGCACGTGTACCAGGTGGGGTGGCTGAAGCGCGCTTGTGAGCGGGCGCTGGCGTCGCACCTGGCGGCGGAGGGAGTGGTGGACGTGCTGGTGCTCGCGCGGCGGTGCGACGCCGCCTGGCTCCACCTCCGCTGCATGAAGTTGATCGCCGACGACTTCGCCGCCGTCGAGCGCACCGAGGCCTGGCGCTTCCTTCAGGAGCACGATCCCTGCCTCGAGCTCGACATCCTTCAATCCCTCCAAGACGCGCACTTG AGGCAGAAGCGGCGGCGGCGGAAGAGGGAGGAGCAGCGCGTGTACACGGAACTGAGCGAGGCGATGGAGTGCCTACAGCACATCTTCTCGGAGGGCTGCGCCGCCGGCAAGTGCCCCAACTCCGCCACCTGCCGCGGCCTCCAGCAGCTCCTCCACCACCTCGCCCTATGCGATCGGAAGAAGAAACCGCACTTCTGCCGGCGATGCAAGCGCCTCTGGCAGCTCCTCCGCCTCCACGCATCCATCTGCCTCCAGCCCGAACCCTGCCACGTCCCCCTCTGCTC ACAATTCAAGCAGAATATGGAGCAGCAGAGGAAAGGaacagaagaagaggatgaaaagTGGAGGCTGTTGGCGAAGAAGGTGGCATCTGCGAGGGTGATCTCCTGCCTGGTCAAGAGGAAGAGACAAGAAGGGTTCCAAGAGCAGGAGGAGCCATGGCTGAAGCACAAGGCACTTGAATGA